In Mycetocola spongiae, the genomic stretch CGTGAAGGCCATGCGCCGCGGCGGGGGCAGCATCGTGATGATCGGCTCCACCTCGGGCATCAGCGGCCAGGCCGGACAGGTGAACTACAGCGCGAGCAAGGGCGGGCTGCACACCATGGTCCAGGCCTTCGCCAAGGAGGCCGCCGGCTTTGGCATCCGCGTTAACGCCGTGGCCCCGGGCTTCACCGATACCGACATGCTGCGCTCGATGGATGCCAAGGCCCGCGCGGCCATGACCGCCCATATTCCCCTCGGCCGGGTCGCCGAGAGCGCGGAGGTCGCCTCCGTGGTGGCCTTCCTCTCCGGACCCGCCGCCTCCTATATCACCGGACAGATTCTCGCCGTAGACGGCGGACTGACCGCCTAACCACCCAGAAAAGGAAATCATGACTACCCACGCCCAGATCCTGGAGCGGGCCACCGCCCGCACGCAGCTGAATAGCACCCTGAAGCGCCTGATCGCGGAGGGCCTTGACCTTCCCGTGAGCGGGGACCAGATCGAGGATGACCAGCCGCTCTTTGGCCGCGGACTCGAACTCGACTCGCTGGACACCCTCGAAATCGTCAGCCTCGTGGAGGAGGAGTTTGAGGTGTATATCACCGATGACGAGAAGTTTGTTTTTGGTTCGATTAATAAGATCTGCGACCTGATCGAGCGCGAGCAGGCCAAGTGAGTACCCCCGAAACCCTCGGGGCCGCCGAGCTGATGACCCTCCTGCCGCACCGTCACCCGATGGTGCTGCTGGATGGCGTGACCGAGCTGATCCCCGGAAAATCCGGCATCGGCCTGAAAAATATCACGATCTCCGATCCGGTATTCCAGGGCCATTTCCCCGGGGAACCCATCTACCCCGGCGTGTTTATGATCGAGGCCGCCGCGCAGCTATGCGGCATCATCCTCTCCCGCGATAGCGCCCAGACCGAGCCGCGCATCGGCTATCTGGCCGCGGTGAAGAAGTTCCGCTTCAGCGAGCTCGTGCGCCCGGGCGATAGCCTGCGCATCTCCGCGACCCGAGGCTCCGGCTTCGGGGCGCTCACCGATTTTGCCGTGGAGCTGCGCAACGGGTCCACCGTGGTGGCCTCGGGCAACGTGGTCATCGCCCTCGGGGACGCCTAAACCCGATCATGTCTCTCCAGATCCTTCCCTATGACCCGGCGCTGCACGGCGCCGGTGTGGCGGCGCTGTTTAACCGGCTCCGCTATGCGGCCGCGGCCAGCGGTGTCCCGCTCGACGCGCGCTCGCTGAACGCGGTGCTTGACGAGCGCGGAACCACCATCTTTTTGGTGGCCGTGCAGGAGAACACCGTCGTGGGAACCATCGGATTTTTTGCGGTCTCCGGCCGCCGGGTGGCCCCGGCGGGCGAGCTGTTTTGTGGCATGTTCCTGATCGATCCGGCGCATCGCACCGGGCCGCTCGCGGGCAGGCTCTTCCTGGAATCCTTTGAACGGATCGTGGAGATGGGCATTCGCACCCTCCGCCTCGAGGTGGACCCCGTAAACGTGAGGGCCTTCCCCCTCTATCTGCGCGTGGGCTTCCGCGCGCCCGAGGGCACGGAGCCCGATGAGAACGGCTATCTGGAGCTGATCAGCCACCTCCCCGGTGTGGTGATCGACCTGCTGGCCGACCTCGGGGAGGACCCGCGCGGCGGGGACTCCGGGTTCCACTGGCGCACGATGGAACGCGCCCGCTCGGGAACGCTGCATGACGGCGTGACCCGGGAGGGGGGCGAGGACATCGTGGAATACGTGTTTAACGTGGACGACGGCCGGATCCGCGTGCGCGTGGACCTGGCCAGCGGCAGGCCGCGCGGCACCCTCGTGAACGAGGAGCCGTGGGTGCGCCCCGCCGCACGCGAGCCCGGGGAAACCGGAACGCTGCCGCGGCGCGTGGTCTCGGCCGCGGTGGGGGATTTCCTGGTATCCGTGGACGAGGCAGGGACGCTGCGCGTGGAACACCCGCAGCACCTCGGCCCGCTGCTAACCGAACACTTCCCCGTCTCCCCCGTGCGCCGTTATGGTGCGCGCCGCCCCGAGCGGCTCCGGGTCACCACCCTGCTGACAGCCTCCGGCTGGCACAGCAGTGTGCCCGCCCGGGACGATAGCCCCGCCGTTTCCCGCGAGCTGACCGTGGACGAGGACGGGCTGCGCCTGAGCGTGGATGCCGGGGCGGGCAATCGCGTGGCCGTGGTGCCCTGGAACGGAATGCGCCGCGCCTATGTGGAGCACTGCGGGGTGCGCGGCACCGAGGTGCACGCCGTGGCCCGCGGCCACTGGCCGGCCGAGGTGATGGGTTATGAGGCGGCGCTGGAGAGCGAACCCGCCCGCGGAGCCACCACCACCTGGATCGAGCCGCGGCTGGGGCTCGAGGTGGGCATCACCTGGTATACCGACGGCGAACTGCGTTTTGAGGGCGGAAGCCTGCCCCTGAATATTTCCCCCGGCGGCCGGGTGGACTATCGCATCTCGCTGCGTTCGGTGGGGGCCGCCGAACCGCTGCCGCCGATATATACCCAGGAGCGGGCCGAGGCCCCGGTCTGGACGCCACACCGGCGCGGCTGCGCCGAGGTGCACGAGGCCGCGGGGCACGGCGAGGGCGAGGCCCTCTGGGTTGTGCCCGAGCTCGGGGTGGTGAACTGGGAAACCGGTGGCCGCCGCGTGCTCGCCTCCTCCTTCCCCGCACCGCGCTCGATCGGGGCGGTGCCCGATGGCCGCGCGGGCCTCTGGGTCAGCGTGCAGGGCCCGCGCGAGCATCCCGAGCAGGGGGTCGAATGGGGGGTGGGTCGCCGCCTTCCGCCCCTGGATATCGCCGATACCGGCCCCGATGAGGGGTGGTCGCTGACCCGGATCGGCCCCGATCTGACGCGGCTGCGGCTCGATGTGCGGGTACCACCCTCGCGCTCCGATCGGGAACTCGCGGTGCATATCGCGCCGGCCGGCGCGGGCACCGTGCGCCTGGGCGGCAGCCCGGGGGAACCCGAGCAGGTATTTTCCCGCGAGGGCGCCCACCCGTGGCGGGCCACGGCCCGCGCCGCCCGCTTTGATGACGCGAGCGGACACACCCTACAACTGCGGTCCGTCTCCGATGAGACCGATGAAATCCTGGTGCGCGCGCATCCCAAATGGGTCCTCGCCTCACTCGTGCATCGCGTTCCGCGCGGGCAACCGGGTCTGGCCAGCTGGATCCTCGACGCCGCACCACATCCCGAACTTAACCCTCTTTCCTTCCCACAGTGAATATCTGGAGAACACCATGACGAACACCACCTCCGCGGGCTACCGCAACATTCGTGACACCGCCGCCGCCTACCGTCGCGGGGACGCCGTCCTCGCCCTGGGCGGACCCGATCGCTTCGCCGCGCTGTCCTATCTGCTGGCCAAGCGCACCGAGTTTGCCGAGCCCGGCACCCTCGTGGAATCCGCCGTCCTGAACGCCGAGGGCGGTATCCAGGATGTTGTCCTGGCCCTGATCGGCGAGGACGAGGTGCTCCTCGTCAGCGAGCTGCCCGAGTTTTTTGATGTCCGTGCGGCCCTCGCCGCCGGCGGCTTTAACGATGTGACCTGCACCCCGCGCCCCGATATCGCGCTGGCCGCGATCGAGGGCCCCGCGTCCTGGCGCGCCATCGAGCCGCTGATCGAGCTGGAGGTCTCCAGCCTGCTGCTGAGCGAGTCCACCCCGGCCACCGTGCCCGGCGCCGCCTCGGCCACCGTATATCGCACCGGAACCACCGCCGAATACGGCTATCTGATCGTGACCGAGGGTCTGTCCGCGGAGGCCCTGCTGGCCTGCGCTACGGAGCGTGCGCTCGCGGTGGGTGGCGGCGTGACCGATCGCGCCGCGCTGATCCGCGCGCAGGCCGAGGTGAGCCACCCCGTGGTTCCCGAGCAGTTCACGGGCCTGAATGTGCGCGAGGCGGGGGCCGTCTGGCTCACCTCGCCCGACCGCGATGACGAGTTCCTGGGTTCGGCCGCGCTGGCCGATGTGGCGGCTACCCGCTCGCTGATCGCCGTGCGCGCCACCGGCGCCGAGGTTCCCGCGGGCGCCGAGGTGCGTGCGGGCGAGACCGTGATCGGCACGATCCACCTCGCGCTGCCCGCCGCGGGCGAGGCCGATGGATTTGGCCTGGCCCTCGTGGACCTGCCCTTTAACGTTCCCGGCCTGGACCTGAACGCCGATGGTGTAGCCCTGCGCACCGTATCCCGTCCCGCCGCCGACCCGCGCTCGTGGGTCGAGGCGATCGGTTAGGCCGCGGTCATGCGTATCGTTGTCACCGGGCTGGGCCTGCGCTCGGCCGCGGGTATGAACCTCGCCGAGAGCCGGGAAACCATCTTCGCCGGTGTCTCCAATATTGGGCCCACCGATATTGTGCCCACCGATCAGCTCATCTCCGGCATGTCCGGCCAGGTGCGCGGCATGGTCGAGGAGGGGGAGCCGAGCTCCTCCCGCGGCTATCTGGATCGCTGTAACCGGCTTGCACTCGCGGGTGCCGTGGAGGCGCTTGAGGGCAGCGGCCTGGACCGCGCGAGCCTGGACCCCACCCGGATCGGCCTGTCCGTGGGAACCGCCCTGGGCGGGGCCCGCAGCGGTGAGTCCTTCCACCGGCAGTGGATCGAGGGCGGCCTGCGCCGCGCCAACGGCGGGCTGCTGCGGCAGTATCCGCTGCACGCGGTGGCCGATTTCCTCGCCGCCGAACTGGAACTGAGCGGGCCGCGCAGCGTGCAGTCCAATGCCTGCGCCGCGGGAACCGTGGCCATCGGCTACGGCGTGGAGCTGCTGCTCTCGGGCCAGGCCGATGTGATGGTCGCCGGCGGCGTGGACCCGCTCGCCTATTTCTCCTTCGGCGGATTCTCCTGCCTGGGCGCCCTTGACCCCGAACACTGCGCGCCGTATAGCCGCAGCTCGGGGCTGAACCTCGGCGAGGGATCGGGCTTCCTGATCCTGGAGCGCGAGGAGGACGCCCTCGCCCGCGGCGCGAAGATTCACGCCGTGGTGGCCGGTTATGGCCTGAGCGCCGATGCGCATCACGCAACCGCCCCGGATATCACGGGCCGCGGCGCCGTGCGCGCGATGACCTCGGCCGCCAATATGGCCGGGATCACGCTGGACGATATCGACTATATTAACGGCCACGGCACGGGCACCCCGGCCAATGACGCCGCGGAGACGCGCGTGGCCCGCCAGTTTGTGGAGGGTGCGCTGGGCAATGCCCGGATGCTCCCGATCAGCTCCACCAAGTCGATGGTGGGTCATACGCTCGGCGCCGCCGGGGCCATCGAGGCCGTGATCACGGTGCTCGCGCTGGAAAACGGCGAGCTGCCGCCCACGCGCATCGCCGATCCCGCGGATGTGCCCGCGGACCTGGATATCGTCACCGAGGGTCGCCCCGCGGATATCCGGAACGCATTCTCCAACTCCTTCGCCTTCGGCGGTAATAACGCCTCGCTGCTGTTGCAGCGCTATCGCCCGCTCGAGGAGCCCTCCGCGCCGATCGAGGATATCCCGGTGGTCATCACCGGAATCGGCGCGATTGCCGGAAGCGCCGCGACCACCGAGGACGTGCGCGAGGCCCTGAGTAGCGCCACCCCCGCCTATGGCGAGATGACCGTGGACGTGGAGGAATACGGCCACCTGCCCGTGGCCGAGATCCCCGAGGGCAACCTGAAGCGCGGCATTAACCCCGCGCAGCTGCGCCGCATGGACACGCTGGGTCGCCGCGCCGCGGTGGCCACCGCGCAGCTCATCCGCGAGCGCGGGCTCACCCGCGAGCAGCTCGCCGAGACCGGGCTGATTTTTGCCACGGGTATCGGCCCGCTGTCCACCGTGGAGGCCTTTGAGCGCGACCTGATCCTCAACGGCACGGGTAATACCCGCCTCTTCCCCAATACCGTGATGAACGCGGCGGGCGGACACGTGGCGCTGCTGAATAAGATCCAGGGCCCCACGGCCACGATCTGCTGCGGCAATACCGGGGGAATCACCGCGCTGCACTTCGCCGAGAGCCTGATCCGTCGCGGCCGCGCCGAGCGCATCATCGTGCTCTCGGCCGATGAGGCCCCGCGCGCGATGCTCGCCGGTTATGCCCGCATCCCGGGCTATCTGGCGCGCAGCGTCTCGGCACCGTTCACCGGCCAGGGCCGCCTGATCGGCGGGGCCGCCGTGGCGATCCTGCTTGAGCGCGAGGACCTCGTGGAGCCGGACGCCGTGCGCGGCCGCATCTCGGGTTATGGCCTGACCGGGGATACCAGCGGTCACGGCCGGATCGCGCAGGACCCGACCGGCTGGTCGCGCTCCTTTGAGCTGGGCATGGCCGAGGCCGGGATCACCCCGGAAGCGGTGGATGTGGTCATCGCCTCGGCCTGTGGCCTGCCCAAGATCGACGATGTGGAATCCGCCGCGCTCACCCGCGCCGGGCTCGGCGATCGCCCCCTGCTGGCCCCCAAGGGCATCGTGGGCGATGCCGGTGCCTCGGCCGGGCTGCTGGGTGTGGCCCAGGCGATCTGGATGGCCGAGGAGGGACGCATTCACGGCAACGCCGGCGAACGCGGCACCGCCCCCGAGGGCTTCCTGGGTGCCGAGGGTCGCGCGGGCTCCGTGCATAACACCCTCGTGTCCAGCTATGAGGTGGGTGGCAGCTTCCAGTCGGTACTGGTCTCCACCCCCTGAGCCGCGGGGTCCCGGTGATTGACCTCTGGGTCTGGTCCGCGGGGGCGGGCGGGCGCGATGATTTCTCGCGTCCCCGCTCGCCCTCGGGCCGGGCCGGGCTGCGCCGGATCGCGGCGGCCGAGCCGTGCGCGGGCGGCAGCGGCGGCTGCGTGATTGCCGCTGCCCCGTATCGCTGTGAGCGCTGCGGGGATCGCTGGTCGGTCTCGCATACCGGCGCCATGATCGCCGTGGCGCGCGCCGCACTCCCCGTCGGGGTGGATATCGAAACGCGGCGCGAGCGGCCCGCGGCCTTTGCCCTATTACAGAGGCTCACGGGAACCCGGGTGCGCGATATCGAGCGTTGGACGCAGTGCGAGGCGCTGCTCAAGGCCCGCGGGCAGGCCCATCGCCGCCCGGGCCCGGGGGATCTGCCGCTGCTGCCCGAGTGGGTGCCCGGCTGGCAGCCCTCCTCCGATCGGGCATGGTGGGTGCATACCGATCCCGGTGCCGAGCTGATCGTCTCGGTCGCGGTGGCCTCCGGCGCGGGCCCGGCCCCCCGGCTGCGCCTTCGGGGGATGCCCGTCCCTGATTAGGATGGCACTATGAATGATCCCGCGCTCCCCGCCCGCACCCTCGCGGTGCTGCTCGGGGAATGGCGCGGCTCCGGCATCGCCTATCGCGCGCTGGCCGACCGGATTCGGCTGCTGATCCTCGATGGCCGGGTTCCCTCGGGCACCCGGCTCCCGGCCGAGCGCGAACTCGCCGAGCGGCTTCACCTCAGCCGCGCCACGATCAGCGCGGCCTATCGGGACCTGCGCGAGCGCGGCGTCCTGGAATCGGTGCGCGGCTCGGGCAGCGTGGCCCGCATCAACCCCGCGCGGCTCGCGCGCGAACCCGGCGGCCGCCCGGTGCTGCTGGACCTCGCGCGCGCCTCGCTTCCCGCGGCCCCGCAGCTGCCCGAGGCCGCGCTCGCCGCGGCGCGGGCCCTGCCGCGCTATTTGGACGCCGATTCGGACCCGGTGGGTCTGCCCGAGCTGCGCGCCGCGATAGCCGCGCGCTATGTGGCCGCGGGCCTGCCCACCAAACCCGATCAGATCATGGTGACCGTGGGCGCCCAGCATGCCATCGGTATGGTCACCCGGCTGCTGCTCGCGCGCGGCGACCGGGCGCTGATTGAACACCCCAGCTATCCCTATGCGCACGATACGATGCGCTCGCTCGGCGCGCGCGTGGTGGCCGTGCCGGTCACCGCCGAGGAGGGCTGGGATACCGCGGAGTTTGTGCGCACGCTGGAGCGCACAAGCCCCGCGCTGGCCTATCTGATGCCCGATTTTCATAATCCCACCGGCGCGAGCATGTCGCGCGAGACGCGGCAGGCAGTATGCGCCGCCTCGGCCCGGCAGGGCACGGTACTGCTGATCGACGAGACCACCGCCGAGCTGAATATTGACCGCCCGGAACCGCCGCGCCCGTTTGCCGTGGATAACCTCTCCGGGGCCGAGATCATCACGGTGGGCACCGTGGGAAAAACCGTTTGGGGCGGAATCCGGCTGGGCTGGGTGCGCGCCGAGGCCGGGACCATCCGCCGCCTCGTGGCCGCGCGCTCGCGCTCGGACCTGGGCACCTCGATCCTGGAACAGCTCACGGTGCTGGAACTCTTCCGCGATTATGACGCGATTATCGCGCTGCGCGGCCGCCAGCTCGGTGATACCCGCGATGCCGTGGAATCCTTCCTGCCCGAGTGGCTTCCCGAGTGGAGCGTGCCGCATGTTCACGGCGGGCTGGCGATCTGGGTGGGCCTGGGCCGCCCCGAGAGTTCCCGGCTCACGCTCGCCGCGCGCCGGCATGGGCTGCTGCTCTCGGCGGGCCCCCGGTTTGGCGCGGACGGCGCCTTTGAGCGCTTCCTGCGGATCCCCATCACCTCCCCGCGCGAGGTCACGGAGACCGCGCTGCGCGCGCTCGCGGCCAGCTGGCGGGACCTGGAGGAGGGCGCGTCCTAGCGGGCCCCACCACATCGCATAACACGCCGAAGCCCAATCCCGGTCGGATAGCGCTCGTATTTCGACGTGACATGGAAGAATGGCCGACAGGCAACGTTTTTTCGCGGGGCCCACCCGCCCCGCGATACCAACACTCAGGGAGAACCGTGCATCAGCTCGCCGTGCTCAGCATGAAAAACCGTGCGCTCATTGCCCTCATCACGGTGGTGGCCGCGCTCTTCGGCGGGCTCGCCATGACCTCCCTGAAGCAGGAGCTCGCGCCGAGCGTGCAATTCCCGCAGCTGGTGATCCTCACGAGCTATCCCGGCGCGGCACCCGAGGTCGTGAATAACGACCTCTCCACGCCGATCGAGACGGCCATTCAGGGCGTCCCCGGCCTCGAGAGCACCGCAACCACCTCCAATACCAATGTCTCGATGGTCACGGCGAAGTTCCGCTATGGCACCGATCTGGCCACCGCCGAACAGAAGATCACGCAGGCCGTAAACCGGATTAAGTCCTCGCTGCCCGATAACAGCGATCCGCAGGTGATCTCCGGGAGCTTTGATGACCTGCCCGTGATCCAGATCTCCGCGACCGGCGGGGGCAGCGCCGATGAGCTGGCCAACCTCCTGCGCCGCGATGCCGTGCCCGATCTCTCCGATCTGGAGGGCGTGCGCGAGGCGGCCCTGGTGGGCGCCCCGCAGCAGCGCATCACGATCACCCCGAACCCCGAGGCGCTCGCCGCCCAGGGCCTGAGCCTGGCGATCTTCGCCGATACCCTGAAACAAAACGGTGTGCTGCTGCCCGCGGGTGAGATCACCGAGGGTGACCACACGTTCTCGGTGCAGGCCGGAAGCCAGCTCGGCAGCGTGGAGGATATCCAGGCGCTGCCCGTGGTGGCCACCACCCCCACCGATCCCGCGGCCCCCGTGGTCACGCTTGGCAGCCTCGCAACCGTGGTGCAGGGCAATGATCCCACCACGTCGATCTCGCGCGTGGACGGCAAGGATGCCATCACGATCGCCGTGACCAAAACCCCCGATGCCAATACCGTGGCGGTATCGCAGGCAGTGCGCGATCTGCTGCCCCAGATCGAAAAGAACCTCGGCTCCGGCGTGAGCCTCACCGTGGTCTTTGACCAGGCACCGTTTATCGAGCAGTCCATCGAGGCGCTGTCCACCGAGGGCCTGCTGGGCCTGGTCTTTGCGGTCCTGGTGATCCTGCTGTTCCTGATGGATGTGCGGGCCACGCTGGTCACGGCCATCTCGATCCCCACCTCGGTACTGATCACGTTTATTGGCCTGCAGGTCTCGGGCTATACCCTCAATATTTTGACGCTCGGCGCGCTGACGATTGCAATCGGCCGGGTCGTGGACGACTCGATCGTGGTGATTGAAAATATTAAGCGCCACCTCCAGGCCGCCACCGATCGGTCACCGGCGGGCCGCGTGATCTCGATCCTCACCGCCGTGCGCGAGGTGGCCGGGGCCATCACCGCCTCCACGATCACCACGGTTGCGGTCTTCCTCCCGCTGGCATTTGTGGGCGATATGACCGGGGAGCTCTTCCGGCCGTTTGCGCTGACCGTGACGATTGCGCTGCTCGCCTCGCTGCTGGTGGCGCTGACCATCGTGCCGGTGCTCGCCTATTGGTTCCTGCGGGTGAAGGATAAAAAACCCGCCGAGCCCGCGGCGGTCCCGGCGGCCCCCGAGCCCGTCGTGGCCGCCGTGGCCGCGGAGGCCCCGGCCCCGCAGATCGTCAGCGAACGCTATACCCGCCCGCTGAATACGC encodes the following:
- the fabZ gene encoding 3-hydroxyacyl-ACP dehydratase FabZ; its protein translation is MSTPETLGAAELMTLLPHRHPMVLLDGVTELIPGKSGIGLKNITISDPVFQGHFPGEPIYPGVFMIEAAAQLCGIILSRDSAQTEPRIGYLAAVKKFRFSELVRPGDSLRISATRGSGFGALTDFAVELRNGSTVVASGNVVIALGDA
- the yczR gene encoding MocR-like transcription factor YczR translates to MNDPALPARTLAVLLGEWRGSGIAYRALADRIRLLILDGRVPSGTRLPAERELAERLHLSRATISAAYRDLRERGVLESVRGSGSVARINPARLAREPGGRPVLLDLARASLPAAPQLPEAALAAARALPRYLDADSDPVGLPELRAAIAARYVAAGLPTKPDQIMVTVGAQHAIGMVTRLLLARGDRALIEHPSYPYAHDTMRSLGARVVAVPVTAEEGWDTAEFVRTLERTSPALAYLMPDFHNPTGASMSRETRQAVCAASARQGTVLLIDETTAELNIDRPEPPRPFAVDNLSGAEIITVGTVGKTVWGGIRLGWVRAEAGTIRRLVAARSRSDLGTSILEQLTVLELFRDYDAIIALRGRQLGDTRDAVESFLPEWLPEWSVPHVHGGLAIWVGLGRPESSRLTLAARRHGLLLSAGPRFGADGAFERFLRIPITSPREVTETALRALAASWRDLEEGAS
- a CDS encoding aminomethyltransferase family protein, which encodes MTNTTSAGYRNIRDTAAAYRRGDAVLALGGPDRFAALSYLLAKRTEFAEPGTLVESAVLNAEGGIQDVVLALIGEDEVLLVSELPEFFDVRAALAAGGFNDVTCTPRPDIALAAIEGPASWRAIEPLIELEVSSLLLSESTPATVPGAASATVYRTGTTAEYGYLIVTEGLSAEALLACATERALAVGGGVTDRAALIRAQAEVSHPVVPEQFTGLNVREAGAVWLTSPDRDDEFLGSAALADVAATRSLIAVRATGAEVPAGAEVRAGETVIGTIHLALPAAGEADGFGLALVDLPFNVPGLDLNADGVALRTVSRPAADPRSWVEAIG
- a CDS encoding acyl carrier protein, translating into MTTHAQILERATARTQLNSTLKRLIAEGLDLPVSGDQIEDDQPLFGRGLELDSLDTLEIVSLVEEEFEVYITDDEKFVFGSINKICDLIEREQAK
- a CDS encoding 4'-phosphopantetheinyl transferase family protein produces the protein MIDLWVWSAGAGGRDDFSRPRSPSGRAGLRRIAAAEPCAGGSGGCVIAAAPYRCERCGDRWSVSHTGAMIAVARAALPVGVDIETRRERPAAFALLQRLTGTRVRDIERWTQCEALLKARGQAHRRPGPGDLPLLPEWVPGWQPSSDRAWWVHTDPGAELIVSVAVASGAGPAPRLRLRGMPVPD
- a CDS encoding GNAT family N-acetyltransferase, whose protein sequence is MSLQILPYDPALHGAGVAALFNRLRYAAAASGVPLDARSLNAVLDERGTTIFLVAVQENTVVGTIGFFAVSGRRVAPAGELFCGMFLIDPAHRTGPLAGRLFLESFERIVEMGIRTLRLEVDPVNVRAFPLYLRVGFRAPEGTEPDENGYLELISHLPGVVIDLLADLGEDPRGGDSGFHWRTMERARSGTLHDGVTREGGEDIVEYVFNVDDGRIRVRVDLASGRPRGTLVNEEPWVRPAAREPGETGTLPRRVVSAAVGDFLVSVDEAGTLRVEHPQHLGPLLTEHFPVSPVRRYGARRPERLRVTTLLTASGWHSSVPARDDSPAVSRELTVDEDGLRLSVDAGAGNRVAVVPWNGMRRAYVEHCGVRGTEVHAVARGHWPAEVMGYEAALESEPARGATTTWIEPRLGLEVGITWYTDGELRFEGGSLPLNISPGGRVDYRISLRSVGAAEPLPPIYTQERAEAPVWTPHRRGCAEVHEAAGHGEGEALWVVPELGVVNWETGGRRVLASSFPAPRSIGAVPDGRAGLWVSVQGPREHPEQGVEWGVGRRLPPLDIADTGPDEGWSLTRIGPDLTRLRLDVRVPPSRSDRELAVHIAPAGAGTVRLGGSPGEPEQVFSREGAHPWRATARAARFDDASGHTLQLRSVSDETDEILVRAHPKWVLASLVHRVPRGQPGLASWILDAAPHPELNPLSFPQ
- a CDS encoding beta-ketoacyl-[acyl-carrier-protein] synthase family protein — translated: MRIVVTGLGLRSAAGMNLAESRETIFAGVSNIGPTDIVPTDQLISGMSGQVRGMVEEGEPSSSRGYLDRCNRLALAGAVEALEGSGLDRASLDPTRIGLSVGTALGGARSGESFHRQWIEGGLRRANGGLLRQYPLHAVADFLAAELELSGPRSVQSNACAAGTVAIGYGVELLLSGQADVMVAGGVDPLAYFSFGGFSCLGALDPEHCAPYSRSSGLNLGEGSGFLILEREEDALARGAKIHAVVAGYGLSADAHHATAPDITGRGAVRAMTSAANMAGITLDDIDYINGHGTGTPANDAAETRVARQFVEGALGNARMLPISSTKSMVGHTLGAAGAIEAVITVLALENGELPPTRIADPADVPADLDIVTEGRPADIRNAFSNSFAFGGNNASLLLQRYRPLEEPSAPIEDIPVVITGIGAIAGSAATTEDVREALSSATPAYGEMTVDVEEYGHLPVAEIPEGNLKRGINPAQLRRMDTLGRRAAVATAQLIRERGLTREQLAETGLIFATGIGPLSTVEAFERDLILNGTGNTRLFPNTVMNAAGGHVALLNKIQGPTATICCGNTGGITALHFAESLIRRGRAERIIVLSADEAPRAMLAGYARIPGYLARSVSAPFTGQGRLIGGAAVAILLEREDLVEPDAVRGRISGYGLTGDTSGHGRIAQDPTGWSRSFELGMAEAGITPEAVDVVIASACGLPKIDDVESAALTRAGLGDRPLLAPKGIVGDAGASAGLLGVAQAIWMAEEGRIHGNAGERGTAPEGFLGAEGRAGSVHNTLVSSYEVGGSFQSVLVSTP